From Oryctolagus cuniculus chromosome 17, mOryCun1.1, whole genome shotgun sequence, a single genomic window includes:
- the ANKRD13B gene encoding ankyrin repeat domain-containing protein 13B isoform X3, whose translation MIPANASARKGPEGKYPLHYLVWHNRHRELEKEVRAGQVDIEQLDPRGRTPLHLATTLGHLECARVLLAHGADVGRENRSGWTVLQEAVSTRDLELVQLVLRYRDYQRVVKRLAGIPVLLEKLRKAQDFYVEMKWEFTSWVPLVSKICPSDTYKVWKSGQNLRVDTTLLGFDHMTWQRGNRSFVFRGQDSSAVVMEIDHDRRVVYTETLALAGQDRELLLAAAQPTEEQVLSRLTAPVVTTQLDTKNISFERNKTGILGWRSEKTEMVNGYEAKVYGASNVELITRTRTEHLSEQHKGKVKGCKTPLQSFLGIAEQHGGPQNGTLTTQTLSQANPTAITAEEYFNPNFELGNRDMGRPMELTTKTQKFKAKLWLCEEHPLSLCEQVAPIIDLMAVSNALFAKLRDFITLRLPPGFPVKIEIPIFHILNARITFGNLNGCDEPVPSVRGSPSSETPSPGSDSSSVSSSSSSTSCRGCEISPALFEAPRGYSVLGGQREAAPRDDDDDLLQFAIQQSLLEAGSEYDQVTIWEALTNSKPGTHPMSYEGRRQDRCSRAAGCRAPDARPPRPQERPAHAAAPARAPGGVGAQPSAQPGPGFSRSRVPELRRAAAAGDGAVGAGAGGAAAARAPGGGGAGAHPEALADRAVAPPAATLARLWRDPPAAQSGTRLGRAPAEMRLERSHRLEA comes from the exons ATGATCCCCGCCAACGCCTCCGCCAGGAAGGGGCCCGAGGGCAAGTACCCGTTGCACTACCTCGTGTGGCACAACCGCCACCGCGAGCTAGAGAAGGAGGTCCGCGCCGGCCAG GTGGACATCGAGCAGCTGGATCCCCGTGGCCGGACTCCCCTGCACCTGGCCACCACACTGGGGCACCTCGAGTGTGCCCGTGTGCTCCTGGCGCACGGCGCAGACGTGGGCAGGGAGAACCGCAGTGGCTGGACAG TGCTTCAGGAGGCTGTGAGTACCCGGGACCTGGAGCTGGTGCAGCTGGTGCTGCGGTACCGGGACTACCAGCGCGTGGTGAAGCGGCTGGCGGGGATCCCCGTGCTCCTGGAGAAGCTGCGCAAG GCCCAGGACTTCTACGTGGAGATGAAGTGGGAGTTCACTAGCTGGG TGCCCCTGGTGTCCAAGATCTGCCCGAGTGACACCTACAAAGTGTGGAAGAGCGGGCAGAACTTGAGGGTAGACACCACTCTCCTGGGCTTTGACCACATGACTTGGCAGCGAGGGAACCGCAGCTTCGTCTTCAGGGGCCAAG ACTCAAGTGCCGTGGTCATGGAGATTGATCATGACCGCCGGGTGGTGTACACAGAGACTCTCGCGCTGGCAGGGCAGGACCGGGAGCTGCTGCTGGCGGCTGCCCAACCCACTGAGGAGCAGGTGCTGAGCCGGCTCACTGCGCCTGTTGTCACCACGCAGCTCGATACCAAGAACATctcctttgagag GAACAAGACTGGCATCTTGGGCTGGCGCAGTGAGAAGACTGAGATGGTGAACGGGTATGAAGCCAAG GTATATGGGGCATCCAATGTGGAGCTCATCACCCGGACTCGGACAGAGCACCTCTCAGAGCAGCACAAGGGCAAGGTCAAAG GCTGCAAGACGCCCCTGCAGTCCTTCCTGGGAATTGCTGAGCAGCATGGGGGTCCCCAGAACGGA ACCCTGACCACTCAGACTCTGAGCCAAGCCAACCCCACTGCCATCACTGCAGAAGAATACTTCAATCCCAACTTCGAGCTTGGCAACCGGGACATGGGCCGCCCTATGGAGCTGACCACCAAGACGCAGAA GTTCAAGGCCAAGCTGTGGCTGTGTGAGGAGCATCCCCTGTCCCTGTGTGAGCAGGTGGCCCCCATCATCGACCTCATGGCCGTCAGCAACGCGCTCTTTGCCAAGCTCCGGGACTTCATCACGCTGCGCCTGCCCCCTGGCTTCCCCGTCAAGATTG AAATCCCGATCTTCCACATCCTCAACGCGCGCATCACCTTCGGGAACCTCAACGGCTGCGACGAGCCGGTGCCGTCGGTGCGAGGCAGCCCCAGCAGCGAGACCCCCTCCCCCGGCAGCGACTCCTCCAGCgtcagcagctccagctccagca CCTCGTGTCGCGGCTGCGAGATCTCCCCCGCGCTGTTCGAGGCCCCGCGCGGCTACAGCGTGCTGGGCGGCCAGCGGGAGGCGGCGCCCCGCGACGACGACGACGACCTGCTGCAGTTCGCCATCCAGCAGAGCCTGCTGGAGGCGGGCAGTGAGTACGACCAG GTCACCATCTGGGAGGCGCTGACCAACAGCAAGCCGGGCACCCACCCCATGTCGTACGAGGGCCGCCGACAGGACAG ATGCTCACGGGCTGCGGGCTGCCGTG CCCCCGACGCGCGGCCTCCTCGCCCCCAGGAGCGCCCCGCCcacgccgcagcgccagcccgcGCCCCCGGCGGCGTCGGGGCCCAGCCCTCGGCCCAGCCCGGGCCCGGGTTCTCGCGGTCACGTGTTCCGGAGCTACGACGAGCAGCTGCGGCTGGCGATGGAGCTGTCGGCGCAGGAGCAGGaggagcggcggcggcgcgcgcgccaggaggaggaggagctggagcgcATCCTGAGGCTCTCGCTGACCGAGCAGTAGCGCCCCCTGCCGCGACCCTCGCCCGCCTCTGGCGGGACCCGCCCGCGGCCCAGAGCGGGACGCGCCTCGGCCGCGCGCCTGCTGAGATGCGGCTGGAGAGGAGCCACCGCCTCGAGGCGTAG
- the ANKRD13B gene encoding ankyrin repeat domain-containing protein 13B isoform X2, translating into MIPANASARKGPEGKYPLHYLVWHNRHRELEKEVRAGQVDIEQLDPRGRTPLHLATTLGHLECARVLLAHGADVGRENRSGWTVLQEAVSTRDLELVQLVLRYRDYQRVVKRLAGIPVLLEKLRKAQDFYVEMKWEFTSWVPLVSKICPSDTYKVWKSGQNLRVDTTLLGFDHMTWQRGNRSFVFRGQDSSAVVMEIDHDRRVVYTETLALAGQDRELLLAAAQPTEEQVLSRLTAPVVTTQLDTKNISFERNKTGILGWRSEKTEMVNGYEAKVYGASNVELITRTRTEHLSEQHKGKVKGCKTPLQSFLGIAEQHGGPQNGTLTTQTLSQANPTAITAEEYFNPNFELGNRDMGRPMELTTKTQKFKAKLWLCEEHPLSLCEQVAPIIDLMAVSNALFAKLRDFITLRLPPGFPVKIEIPIFHILNARITFGNLNGCDEPVPSVRGSPSSETPSPGSDSSSVSSSSSSTSCRGCEISPALFEAPRGYSVLGGQREAAPRDDDDDLLQFAIQQSLLEAGSEYDQVTIWEALTNSKPGTHPMSYEGRRQDRSAPPTPQRQPAPPAASGPSPRPSPGPGSRGHVFRSYDEQLRLAMELSAQEQEERRRRARQEEEELERILRLSLTEQ; encoded by the exons ATGATCCCCGCCAACGCCTCCGCCAGGAAGGGGCCCGAGGGCAAGTACCCGTTGCACTACCTCGTGTGGCACAACCGCCACCGCGAGCTAGAGAAGGAGGTCCGCGCCGGCCAG GTGGACATCGAGCAGCTGGATCCCCGTGGCCGGACTCCCCTGCACCTGGCCACCACACTGGGGCACCTCGAGTGTGCCCGTGTGCTCCTGGCGCACGGCGCAGACGTGGGCAGGGAGAACCGCAGTGGCTGGACAG TGCTTCAGGAGGCTGTGAGTACCCGGGACCTGGAGCTGGTGCAGCTGGTGCTGCGGTACCGGGACTACCAGCGCGTGGTGAAGCGGCTGGCGGGGATCCCCGTGCTCCTGGAGAAGCTGCGCAAG GCCCAGGACTTCTACGTGGAGATGAAGTGGGAGTTCACTAGCTGGG TGCCCCTGGTGTCCAAGATCTGCCCGAGTGACACCTACAAAGTGTGGAAGAGCGGGCAGAACTTGAGGGTAGACACCACTCTCCTGGGCTTTGACCACATGACTTGGCAGCGAGGGAACCGCAGCTTCGTCTTCAGGGGCCAAG ACTCAAGTGCCGTGGTCATGGAGATTGATCATGACCGCCGGGTGGTGTACACAGAGACTCTCGCGCTGGCAGGGCAGGACCGGGAGCTGCTGCTGGCGGCTGCCCAACCCACTGAGGAGCAGGTGCTGAGCCGGCTCACTGCGCCTGTTGTCACCACGCAGCTCGATACCAAGAACATctcctttgagag GAACAAGACTGGCATCTTGGGCTGGCGCAGTGAGAAGACTGAGATGGTGAACGGGTATGAAGCCAAG GTATATGGGGCATCCAATGTGGAGCTCATCACCCGGACTCGGACAGAGCACCTCTCAGAGCAGCACAAGGGCAAGGTCAAAG GCTGCAAGACGCCCCTGCAGTCCTTCCTGGGAATTGCTGAGCAGCATGGGGGTCCCCAGAACGGA ACCCTGACCACTCAGACTCTGAGCCAAGCCAACCCCACTGCCATCACTGCAGAAGAATACTTCAATCCCAACTTCGAGCTTGGCAACCGGGACATGGGCCGCCCTATGGAGCTGACCACCAAGACGCAGAA GTTCAAGGCCAAGCTGTGGCTGTGTGAGGAGCATCCCCTGTCCCTGTGTGAGCAGGTGGCCCCCATCATCGACCTCATGGCCGTCAGCAACGCGCTCTTTGCCAAGCTCCGGGACTTCATCACGCTGCGCCTGCCCCCTGGCTTCCCCGTCAAGATTG AAATCCCGATCTTCCACATCCTCAACGCGCGCATCACCTTCGGGAACCTCAACGGCTGCGACGAGCCGGTGCCGTCGGTGCGAGGCAGCCCCAGCAGCGAGACCCCCTCCCCCGGCAGCGACTCCTCCAGCgtcagcagctccagctccagca CCTCGTGTCGCGGCTGCGAGATCTCCCCCGCGCTGTTCGAGGCCCCGCGCGGCTACAGCGTGCTGGGCGGCCAGCGGGAGGCGGCGCCCCGCGACGACGACGACGACCTGCTGCAGTTCGCCATCCAGCAGAGCCTGCTGGAGGCGGGCAGTGAGTACGACCAG GTCACCATCTGGGAGGCGCTGACCAACAGCAAGCCGGGCACCCACCCCATGTCGTACGAGGGCCGCCGACAGGACAG GAGCGCCCCGCCcacgccgcagcgccagcccgcGCCCCCGGCGGCGTCGGGGCCCAGCCCTCGGCCCAGCCCGGGCCCGGGTTCTCGCGGTCACGTGTTCCGGAGCTACGACGAGCAGCTGCGGCTGGCGATGGAGCTGTCGGCGCAGGAGCAGGaggagcggcggcggcgcgcgcgccaggaggaggaggagctggagcgcATCCTGAGGCTCTCGCTGACCGAGCAGTAG
- the ANKRD13B gene encoding ankyrin repeat domain-containing protein 13B isoform X1 translates to MCRHFSRSLLDRRPSFPEPPPQRRPQPRPSADPWWWRRAAPARCSDARWLLPGWSEGRGGALRPRPFPPGPGTTAGCAAGRRDHTKEPERGAGSLQAFAGTSHTKHFLDRRSEKGCGGIPYPSPCSKVDIEQLDPRGRTPLHLATTLGHLECARVLLAHGADVGRENRSGWTVLQEAVSTRDLELVQLVLRYRDYQRVVKRLAGIPVLLEKLRKAQDFYVEMKWEFTSWVPLVSKICPSDTYKVWKSGQNLRVDTTLLGFDHMTWQRGNRSFVFRGQDSSAVVMEIDHDRRVVYTETLALAGQDRELLLAAAQPTEEQVLSRLTAPVVTTQLDTKNISFERNKTGILGWRSEKTEMVNGYEAKVYGASNVELITRTRTEHLSEQHKGKVKGCKTPLQSFLGIAEQHGGPQNGTLTTQTLSQANPTAITAEEYFNPNFELGNRDMGRPMELTTKTQKFKAKLWLCEEHPLSLCEQVAPIIDLMAVSNALFAKLRDFITLRLPPGFPVKIEIPIFHILNARITFGNLNGCDEPVPSVRGSPSSETPSPGSDSSSVSSSSSSTSCRGCEISPALFEAPRGYSVLGGQREAAPRDDDDDLLQFAIQQSLLEAGSEYDQVTIWEALTNSKPGTHPMSYEGRRQDRSAPPTPQRQPAPPAASGPSPRPSPGPGSRGHVFRSYDEQLRLAMELSAQEQEERRRRARQEEEELERILRLSLTEQ, encoded by the exons ATGTGCAGGCATTTCTCGCGGTCGCTCCTAGACAGACGCCCCTCCTTTCCGGAGCCCCCTCCCCAACGCCGGCCGCAGCCACGACCCTCTGCTGACCCCTGGTGGTGGAGGCGGGCAGCGCCCGCGCGCTGCAGCGACGCCCGCTGGCTCCTCCCCGGCTGGAGCGAGGGGCGAGGCGGCGCGCTCCGCCCTCGTCCCTTCCCGCCCGGGCCTGGCACCACCGCAGGGTGTGCAGCAGGCAGGAGAGACCACACAAAGGAACCTGAGCGAGGCGCAGGGAGTTTGCAAGCTTTTGCTGGCACCTCCCACACAAAACACTTCTTGGATCGTCGTTCCGAGAAGGGCTGCGGTGGAATCCCTTATCCCTCGCCTTGCTCGAAG GTGGACATCGAGCAGCTGGATCCCCGTGGCCGGACTCCCCTGCACCTGGCCACCACACTGGGGCACCTCGAGTGTGCCCGTGTGCTCCTGGCGCACGGCGCAGACGTGGGCAGGGAGAACCGCAGTGGCTGGACAG TGCTTCAGGAGGCTGTGAGTACCCGGGACCTGGAGCTGGTGCAGCTGGTGCTGCGGTACCGGGACTACCAGCGCGTGGTGAAGCGGCTGGCGGGGATCCCCGTGCTCCTGGAGAAGCTGCGCAAG GCCCAGGACTTCTACGTGGAGATGAAGTGGGAGTTCACTAGCTGGG TGCCCCTGGTGTCCAAGATCTGCCCGAGTGACACCTACAAAGTGTGGAAGAGCGGGCAGAACTTGAGGGTAGACACCACTCTCCTGGGCTTTGACCACATGACTTGGCAGCGAGGGAACCGCAGCTTCGTCTTCAGGGGCCAAG ACTCAAGTGCCGTGGTCATGGAGATTGATCATGACCGCCGGGTGGTGTACACAGAGACTCTCGCGCTGGCAGGGCAGGACCGGGAGCTGCTGCTGGCGGCTGCCCAACCCACTGAGGAGCAGGTGCTGAGCCGGCTCACTGCGCCTGTTGTCACCACGCAGCTCGATACCAAGAACATctcctttgagag GAACAAGACTGGCATCTTGGGCTGGCGCAGTGAGAAGACTGAGATGGTGAACGGGTATGAAGCCAAG GTATATGGGGCATCCAATGTGGAGCTCATCACCCGGACTCGGACAGAGCACCTCTCAGAGCAGCACAAGGGCAAGGTCAAAG GCTGCAAGACGCCCCTGCAGTCCTTCCTGGGAATTGCTGAGCAGCATGGGGGTCCCCAGAACGGA ACCCTGACCACTCAGACTCTGAGCCAAGCCAACCCCACTGCCATCACTGCAGAAGAATACTTCAATCCCAACTTCGAGCTTGGCAACCGGGACATGGGCCGCCCTATGGAGCTGACCACCAAGACGCAGAA GTTCAAGGCCAAGCTGTGGCTGTGTGAGGAGCATCCCCTGTCCCTGTGTGAGCAGGTGGCCCCCATCATCGACCTCATGGCCGTCAGCAACGCGCTCTTTGCCAAGCTCCGGGACTTCATCACGCTGCGCCTGCCCCCTGGCTTCCCCGTCAAGATTG AAATCCCGATCTTCCACATCCTCAACGCGCGCATCACCTTCGGGAACCTCAACGGCTGCGACGAGCCGGTGCCGTCGGTGCGAGGCAGCCCCAGCAGCGAGACCCCCTCCCCCGGCAGCGACTCCTCCAGCgtcagcagctccagctccagca CCTCGTGTCGCGGCTGCGAGATCTCCCCCGCGCTGTTCGAGGCCCCGCGCGGCTACAGCGTGCTGGGCGGCCAGCGGGAGGCGGCGCCCCGCGACGACGACGACGACCTGCTGCAGTTCGCCATCCAGCAGAGCCTGCTGGAGGCGGGCAGTGAGTACGACCAG GTCACCATCTGGGAGGCGCTGACCAACAGCAAGCCGGGCACCCACCCCATGTCGTACGAGGGCCGCCGACAGGACAG GAGCGCCCCGCCcacgccgcagcgccagcccgcGCCCCCGGCGGCGTCGGGGCCCAGCCCTCGGCCCAGCCCGGGCCCGGGTTCTCGCGGTCACGTGTTCCGGAGCTACGACGAGCAGCTGCGGCTGGCGATGGAGCTGTCGGCGCAGGAGCAGGaggagcggcggcggcgcgcgcgccaggaggaggaggagctggagcgcATCCTGAGGCTCTCGCTGACCGAGCAGTAG